The stretch of DNA CTTTAATTTGCTCTAGATTAGCAGTGTCAATAAAAAACTTCATTTTGTTAAGTTAAATAGATTTATTAGTACAAAGATAACGATTACTTTGTGAGTGGAAAAGTTACTTATTATTTTGTTGATGTTGGAGAGGGAGAAGTTAGAAGTGGGAAGTTGGGTGCTTGAAGTTAGAGGTTAGAGGTTAGAGGTTAGAGGTTGAAACCTGAAATTTGTAATTACCCATTACTCATTACTTTTCCTGATTATTAAAATAGAAAACAATTTTTTAAATTTGTTATCCATGAAAAATAATAAGTTTACAGCCCGGCTTGAAATTATCGGCATCAATCCTTTTATTTTTATTCCCGGTGAAGTTTTACAAGAAATTTTTGAAACTTCCGGGAAAGATAAAAGCCCGATTCCGGTTAAAGGAACTGTAAACGGTTTGAAATACCAACAGAATCTAATGAAATATGTAGGGGAATGGAGACTGTATGTTAATCTTACCATGCTTAAAAACTCACCTAAGAGAATCGGAGAACTTCTGGAGGTTTCAATAGAATATGATAATTCTGACAGGAGTATTCCTATCCATCCAAAGCTGGATCAGGCAATTCGTGAAAACCCTGTTACGTTACATAATTTTGAAAATCTTATTCCTTCAAGAAGATTGGAACTTGTCAGGTATATCAATAATCTGAAAACGGAAGAAAGCATCCAGCGGAATATTGACAAAATTATACGACACCTAAAAGGAGAAACAGACTTTTTTGGAAAAAGAATTAATTAAAAATACTTACTTAATATCAATAAAAAATCCGGAGAGTTTCCGGATTTTATTTTTATTTATGAATTTAACGCTTTGCTAAGCTTTATAGCATCTTGATTGGTAGGGTCATACTGTAAAGATTTGGCAATGTGTTGCTTTGCTTTGCCAGGATCACTTTGCTGTTCTTTAAATGCAATGTAGAAATAGGCGTAGGCCAGATTTTTCTTATTTTGATCCACTTCTTCTGGTTTTACCGTAGCAACATATTTTTCATAAGCAATTTTTGCATTAGCATCATCTTTAGCAGACTGATATGCATATCCTTGGCTATAATAAGATGGAGCCCAATCTGGTAATAAAACAGATACTTTTTTCCATGTATCTATAGCGTTCGTCCAATCTGAAGCTTCCTGATAAGCAGTAGCCAGTTTTACTAATGCTTCCGTATCCTTTGGATTAGCTTCAATTTGTTTTTTAAGGGCATCAACAGGGTTACCCGTTTGGGTTGCAGCTGTTGTATTAGCTGTACTATTGGTATTATCAACTTGAGTAGTTTGTGCATTAACAATACTCGCGCTTCCTATAAATATTAAACCTAAAAATAGATTTTTAATATTAATTTTAACCATTTTCATAATCTTTATTTTTAAAATTCTTAAATTCTAAAATCCAATAATAGTTCCATAAAAGTGAAAATTTTAGAAGCTTTAAGTCTTTTTAGAAAATATTAACGGATCAATGTTTTTTTTTAGCTTAATTTTTGATTCGTTGCGGTTTGAGTTTATCTTTGTAATTCAATTTTTTTAAATAATCAAATATAATTTCCTTATATGAACATCATATTAGCCTCAACATCTACCATTTTCGGTGGAGAATATCTGGAATACTTAAGAGAAGAATTAATACAATTATATAAAGGAATTGATGAGATCATTTTTGTTCCCTTTGCTAGACCAGGCGGAATTTCCCATGAAGAGTATACGGCAAAAGCTTGTTCTTTTTTTGAAACTATAGGTATCCAAGTAAAAGGATTGCATGAATTTGCTGATAAAACTGAAGCGCTTAACCAGGCAAAAGGATACTTTACAGGAGGTGGAAATACTTTTTTACTGGTAAAAACTTTGCATGAAGAAGATTTGATGACTGTTTTGAAACATAATGTAGAAAGTGGAAAACCCTATCTGGGATGCAGCGCAGGCAGTAATATTGGTGGGCAAAATATGAAAACGACGAATGATATGCCTATCGTATATCCTCCAAGTTTCGATTGTATGGGATTGGTTCCATTCAATCTGAATCCTCATTACCTGGATCCCAATCCGGAATTAAAACATAACGGTGAAACCAGAGAAACCAGAATAAAGGAATTTCTAACCCAGAATGATCTGAAAGTTGTAGGGCTTCGCGAAGGAAACTGGATCAGAAGAGTCGGCGATAAAATCAGCGTTGAAGGATGTGAACTTACCCGTATTTTCGAAAAAGGAAAAGAGCCGTATGAAATAGAAAGCGGAAGTTCATTAGTTTAAATCAACCAATCAATACAATAAACCACAATAATGAAAAAAATACTTGCTGTTCTCACTTTATCTACTCAGATTTGTTTTGCTCAAAATATTACACAGAAATTAGATAATGTTACCCGGGATCTGATGAACTCCTCAGGAGGTATTGCATCAAGCTTATCATTTTATGTAGCAGATGAAAATGGAAACCTGATTTATGAATATCAGGGAAATAAAGGTCTTTCTACTGCTTCTACACAAAAGATATTTACTGCTGGTGCTGCCTTGGAAACATTGGGGAAGGATTATACTTTTAAAACAATATCGAGTTACTCAGGGACTATTTCGGGAAGTACTTTAAACGGAAACCTGTTTATCAGTTCCAACGGAGATCCTACTTTAGGAAGCTGGCGGTATGAGGCTTATAAACCGGAAAGTTTTAAGAAGAAGTTGATAGAAGGAATTAAAACCAAGGGAATCTCAAAAATATCCGGAGATTTAGTTATCGATGATTCTTATTTCGATCACCAGACTATTCCTGGAGGATGGCCATGGGATGATTTAGGAAATTATTACGGAGCCGGAGTATGGGGTGTAAACTGGAGAGAAAATCAATTCGATATCAATATTGTTAACGGAACTGATTTTAAGAGTTTTTCTTATCCGTTGGAAGGAGTGAAATGGTTGAATGATTTAAAATCAGGAGGAAGCTCAGACCAGAGCCTTATTTTTACCGCACCTCATTCTAATGTTGCCTTAATTAACGGAACACTTCCCGGTGGCAAAACAGTGACGGTTTCAGGGGCTACTCCCAATCCACCATTACAGTTGGGAACAGAGGTGAAGCAATGGCTGAAAGAGTCCGGAATTGATTTTTCCGGGAAAGTCATCACGAATTCACAACTTCAAATTGAAGGAAAGCAGCCTTTGGAAACTCCAAAGAAAAATATTATTCTTACCTATCAATCTCCGACTTTAGATAAGATTATCTATTGGTTTTTGAGAAAAAGTATTAATTTGTACGGGGAAGCATTGGTTAAGACATTAGGAAAAGAGAAAAAAGGAAACTCCAGCTTTAAAAGCGGAGTTGCTTATCTTAAGGAATTCTGGAAATCAAATGGAATCAACCCTAATATGATTAATTTTGCTGACGGAAGTGGTCTTTCGCCTCAAAATTATGTATCGGCGAAAGCAGAAGTACAGGCTTTATTGTATGCTAAGAAGCAGCCTTGGTTTGACTCTTATTATGATGGTTTTCCTACTCAGGAAAATGGAATGAAAATGAAAAGCGGTACTATGAGAGATACCAAGTCTTTTGCAGGATATCAAACCTCAAAAGATGGAAAAAAATATGTATTCTCTATTATTATCAACAATTATCAGGGAAGCGGAAGTGCAGAATTACAAAAAATTCTGAGTGTTTTAAAATAAATTCTGAATGAAAAATCGTCCGTTCTTAGCGAGAATTAATAATTGGTTTGTATTTACATTGCTGACGGTAATCGTTATAGCCCTGATTGTTTCATCTAATATTCTCATTAAAAATTTAAGAGAAAAAGAAGCTGAAAGAATCAAAGTTTTCGCTACTGCCATAAAGATTTTACAAGACAATAAACAGAAAAGTTCGGAAACCCAGGAATTATTGTTTGCGATTTTAACGGAGAATGATCAGATACCTTCTATTTTAACTGATCAGAATAAAGAACCTTTTATATTTGAAGGAAGTTCCAGGAATATCTCGCAGGAAATTCTTAAAAGCCCTCAGGAGCTTAAAAAACTGATCCGTAGAATGGCGAGTAATTATGAGCCTTTTGAAATTGAGGTAGCGAATGGGGATAAGCAATATGTATTCTACGATAACTCATCTCTACTGAATAATCTACGATATTATCCCTATTTTTTAGGGCTATTTATCCTTTCGTATCTTTTATTTTCATTTTGGTTTTTAAGAACAATAAAAAAGACAGATGAAGGATACGTCTGGGCTGGACTTGCCAAAGAAACGGCTCACCAGATCGGAACGCCTCTTTCTTCCATGATCGGATGGATGGAAATTATGAAACTGGAGAATCCGGATTCTGAGGGAGTTCATGAGATTGAAAAGGATATTGAAAGACTGCGTACCATTTCAGAGCGTTTTTCAAAAATCGGATCTGTCCCTGAGCTGAATGATATGAATTTCAATGAAACGATCCAGGAAAATTATGAGTATTTAAAATCCAGAATTTCAAGGAAAATTGATTTTAGCCTACAGCTTCCTACATATACCATTCTCGTTCCTCATAATAGAATCCTGATGAATTGGGTAATTGAAAATTTAGTGAAAAATGCAGTAGATGCCATGAAGGGAGAAGGGATATTGCAAATGTCTGTTTTTGAAAGAAATAAAAACATCCTGATAGAAGTAAAAGATACGGGAAGCGGAATGACGAAAAGGCAAGCAAGAAATGCTTTCAAACCCGGTTATTCTACAAAAAAGAGAGGTTGGGGGCTAGGTTTGTCCTTAGCGAGAAGAGTAGTACAGGAGTACCATAATGGTGATATAAAAATTTCACAGACAGAATTGGGAAAAGGAACCACTTTTAGAATTACCATTAAGAAGTAATAAAGTTTATTCTCATTTATTTGTCTTAATTCAAAACGTAATTCTTGTCATTTAGATTGGAGCGTAGCGGAATAAAGAATCTAAAGACAAAAGGAGAGATTTCTCTTCATTGCATTGCGTTCGAAATGACAGCTTAAAAAATAATTAACAACGTTTATCACAAGAAATAAGATAGCCAGTATATGGAATATAAAAAAAGCGAGGACATTTCCTCGCTTTTTTTATATAGATTTTTAATCCTATTTCTTACCGGTTAACCACTGATCCTGTAGTTTTTGTTCTGCAGGCGTTGGATTAGCTTTGTATTGAAGCGTTTCCATTGTTAACTTATCTAAAATAGCTTTTCCTTTAAGTTCTATTTTATCAGTCTTATCACCGTTCTTTCTTAAAACGGTTACCGTAACATTTTGACCTTCTTTAATCGTTTTAGTATAGTTGATGAAAGCCTGTACATTTTTAATATCTATATTTTTCCCGTCTAAGGCAAGAACCTCGTCAGTAATTTTGAAACCTATGCTTTTTGCAAAAGGAGATAAAGCCGAACTTTCGTCAAAAATAAACGTATTGTTTTTTTCATTGAATCCAGTTTGATTCGGATCTTTAATAAACCAGAAAAGTGGTGGTGTTTCCTGTTTCTTTATTTCAACACCTACCTGATTCAGATATTCTGCATATGGGGTTGGTTGGTTACCTGCAATATATTTATTATAGAAATCCTTGATTTGAGGGTATCCTGTAACTGTTACCAGTTCATCAATCAGCTTGTCATCTTTAAAAGGTTTGTTTTCACCAAATCTCTGAGATAATTTTCTGATCATATCACGATAGCCCATTTCTCCGTTAGACAGCTTTCTCAGTTCAATATCCATACACATGGCCAATAATGCTCCTTTTTCATATACGTTTCGGTATTGGTCTTTATAAGGCTCTACAAGGACATTTTTACTCATTACCGTAAACGGCATGGTATCATCATAGCTTTTTGAATTGTTTATTTTCTCATTCATCCTCTTAAGGAACTCATCTTTATTGATCAGCCCTTCCTGTATCTGGAACAAGTTGGCAAAATATTCAGTCCCTCCTTCATACATCCAAAGATGTTGTGACATTTTAGGATCTGCATAATTGAAATAATGTATTTCTTCAGAATGCGTTTTTAAAGGATTTACCGTATGGAAAAACTCATGAGAAACAACATCGGTGATCGTTTGATCGATCGCATCTTTAGGCATGGCTTCAGGTAATACAACACTTGTAGACTCGTGGTGTTCCAATGCTCCGAAACCTTTGATCTGAGGACCGTCAGACCCGGAAAGATAAAGCATGATTGCATACTTTTTATTGGTATTCATATCCCCCAGGAATTTCTTCTGAGCGAGAACCATTTTCTCCAGGTTATCCTTAAAATCAGCCGCTTTGTATTTGCCTGTCGGTGAATAAACTCCTAATACCAAGTCCATACCTCCTGCATTGAAGGTAATATAATCCGGTTTTGTATACATAAGCGGAGAATCTGTAACCTTAGCATAGTTAGCTAACGTATAGGTATCCGTAGCGTCTGATTTATCTTGATCTACCAGGGCAGTAGTACCGTAAAAATCAGTTGGTTTTTGAATAACCAGTTGATACGGGACGTCCTGCATATCATCGATATATCCTATAAATCCATGGGTATTGATTAAATATACTTTTCCGGCCTCAATATCAGTTCCGGATGGAGAGAAAACTGCCTTATGTTTTTCAGTATTCATTTCATCATCAAAACTATCATTCACCAGATAGGTTACTTTTGATAAAAACTGAGCATTTTTAAGTGAATAGGAATTGTCATTCAGTTTAGTATAAGCAAGCTCTCTTCCTTTATTGTCGAAAAATTTAATTCCCTCTATAAATCTTCCATAATCATCCACCGAATAGGTTCCGGGAACTGTTTTTGGAAAATGGAACTTGACATTGCCGGATTTCATTTTAGGAAATTCCATTGTTACGGCTACTTTATCGTCTTTTACATTGACCAGATCAATATTGGTTTTAATAGACTGGGCATTGGCCAGAACATTGGCTAAAATACCTAAGCTTAGTGCTATTTTTTTCATTGATTAGAATTTATAGTTAAGTAGTTGTTCTAAAAATGATTTTGTTACAAATACGAGTCCAATGCAGTATTAAACTTTTCTTAAAATTGTAGAAAGGCTGAAGGGTAGAACTGCTGAAAGGTAAAATCGCAAAACCGTAAAACTGTTAATTTTATTGTCCTTTTAACGATTTTACGGTTCAACGATTTAGCGATTCTGCCCTTTAGCCTTTCAGCTACTGCACCTTCTTATAATTAACGTAATAATTCTTATTAAACTCAACAGGAGTTCCTTTTTTCAATTTTACGGTTTGCCATTCTTCAGTAGGATTGATGGTTTGTTCTCCATCGATTCTGATCGGAAGTTTGAGATTTTTAACCACATTGGTATAACGGAACTTTAATGCTTCTCCTTTTTGTGAATACTCCAGGGTAGGAATTTTGGTTGTTCTTAAATACTGATTAAATACACCCGAAAAATCAAAGCCGGATTTGGAGTTGATGTAGTTTTCGACTTGTTGGGTCGTTACGGTCTGATGGTAAAATTCTTTATTTAAACCTCTTAAAATCTGTCTGAATTTTTCATCGTTGTTGATAACCTGGCGTATCGTATGGATCATGCTGGCTCCTTTAGGATACATATCTCCACTGCCTTCATTTCTTACGCCGTATTTACCAATAATCGGAACATCGTTGCTTATTATATTTCGAATTCCCATGGCATAGAGGTCCGCAGACTTTTTATCCAGATACTTCTCCGTGAAAAGGACTTCGGAATAATTGGTGAAACTTTCATGGATCCACATATCAGCCTGATCTTTTGCCGTAATATTATTGGCAAACCATTCATGACCGCTTTCATGGATAATAATAAAATCCCACTTGAGACCAACTCCGGTTCCTGATAAATCTCTTCCCAGGTATCCATTCATGTATTGGTTACCATAGGCAACATTACTCTGATGCTCCATTCCTAAATAAGGTGAATCTACCAGTTTGTAAGAATCTTCATAAAAAGGGTACGGTCCAAACCAATATTCAAATGCGGAGAGCATAGGTTTTACTTGTTGAAATTGTTTTTTTGCTTTTTCCAAATTGTAGTCTAATACCCAATAATCGAGATCAAGCTTTCCTTTTTCTCCATTGAAGGTATCTTTAAAATTGACATATTTTCCAATGTTTGGAATAATAGAGTAGGCATTAATTGGATTTTTGACTTCCCAGGTATATACGGTTTTGTCTCCATCTGCTTTTTTATCAATTAATCTACCGTTTCCAACCCCTACAAGATCTTTAGGGGTGATAATCTTCATGATAATACCGTTGTCAGGTTCGTCGCTCCAGATATCTTTGGTAGGAAGCCATATAGAAGCACCAATACCTTCATCCGCAACACTCATCCATGGATTTCCATTATCATCCTTGGCGAAGACCCAGCCGCCATCCCATGGTGCTTTTTTGGCAATTACAGGATTACCGGAATAAGTAACATCGATGGTATATTTTTCACCTTTTTTGAAACTTTTACGAGTGGTAATGAAAATGAAATCACCATCCTGTTTGAACTCGGCAATAGGAAAATTACCTTCCACTTTATCAGCTTTCATTGGTTTTTGAAGATCTATCTGAAATGTAGGATCAGTAACATCTTTGATAATTTCAAAACTGATCTTATTCGTTCCTTTAATGCTTTTCTGATCAAAATCAGGTTCCACTGAAAGTTCATACTTTTTCACATCCCAGAAGTTCCGGAATTTTGTATTAGAACCTTTTAGCGTGTCTTGTTTGGTAAATGTTTCAGGCTTCTCGAAGAATTGTCCAAACATGAGTCCCGAAGCAAATAAAATTGAATATGATAGTTTTTTCATTGGATATCTAATTATTAATCTATCAAAAATAGAAATTTTAATTAACAGAGAAGTTGTTATGAATAAAAATGCTGTGATAAGTACGTTTTAATATCCATAAAAGCCCGGCAATAGCCGGGCCTGAATATTTAAATAAAGATGTTTTTATTTTTTGATGAATTTTGAATTAAATACTTTTCCTTTATCTTCGATTGAAATTAGATAAGCTCCTGTATTCAGCCTTGATACAGAAATCTTATTATCTGTAATTTGTCCATTCATAACAATTTGCCCAGCCATATTTGTAATGGTAAATAGAGCTTTGGATGAAACCTTAGTTACATTGAGTACATCACTGGTTGGGTTAGGATAAATTTGAATTGAGTTATTGTCTTTTAATAAGTCGTTAGTAGCTAGTTGCTCAGATTGTATAAGTACCGGATAATCTTCAACTTCTCCAAATCTTTGGCTGCTACATCCACTGTTAGGCTGATATTCATAGGCTAATATAACTCTCATTATCACATTTCCATCCGTATATGCATCTGCAGGAACAGAGAATGTTCCCGAAACAGGTGTCGTTATACTAGGGGTGCTTGTGTAGATGATTTCAGAATCGGAAAAGACTCCATCTCTGTTAAAATCGATCCATGCAGTTACCCCTTCATTATATTGAACGCCTGTCCATTGTTTTGTTACACTTATTGCATTGCCGGAAGATCCTTGCTTAAGGGTGATAAGCTTTGTAAGATCTGTAGTGTAGTCTGTGTAAGGGGAAGCGTTGCTGTTGTTTGAAACAGGGCTCATTCCTACAGGAGTTACGGTGACATTAGAAATATATTCATCGTTAGAATTGCTTCCGGTAATAGTACATCTCGTAAAAGGAAGGGTTGTAAAATTAGTAGGAGATGAATAGTTACCAGTTGTAGCACTACAAACATTGGCTATTTGAACTTCATATGGGGTAGCTTCAGCTAACCCGGAAATGTAATAAGAATTGTTTGTTACAGGGACGGTAGTCCATGTAGCTGTTCCTGTCTTTCTATACATTAATGAATAAGTGGCACCTTGCAATGCAGGCCAGTTTACACTTGCGGAAGTCCTCGTAATTCCGGTAATTGTAATTCCTGAAGGAGCGGCTGAAGAGCAGGCCTCTGCGGACGCTGAAACTGTAGCATTACCTATAGTATAAAATACGTTATCAAGAGCACTTACCCTGATTTTCACATTTGAATTAGGAGTAAGTGATGAAAATGAAAAAGGTTCTGCCCCAT from Chryseobacterium piperi encodes:
- the dacB gene encoding D-alanyl-D-alanine carboxypeptidase/D-alanyl-D-alanine endopeptidase translates to MKKILAVLTLSTQICFAQNITQKLDNVTRDLMNSSGGIASSLSFYVADENGNLIYEYQGNKGLSTASTQKIFTAGAALETLGKDYTFKTISSYSGTISGSTLNGNLFISSNGDPTLGSWRYEAYKPESFKKKLIEGIKTKGISKISGDLVIDDSYFDHQTIPGGWPWDDLGNYYGAGVWGVNWRENQFDINIVNGTDFKSFSYPLEGVKWLNDLKSGGSSDQSLIFTAPHSNVALINGTLPGGKTVTVSGATPNPPLQLGTEVKQWLKESGIDFSGKVITNSQLQIEGKQPLETPKKNIILTYQSPTLDKIIYWFLRKSINLYGEALVKTLGKEKKGNSSFKSGVAYLKEFWKSNGINPNMINFADGSGLSPQNYVSAKAEVQALLYAKKQPWFDSYYDGFPTQENGMKMKSGTMRDTKSFAGYQTSKDGKKYVFSIIINNYQGSGSAELQKILSVLK
- a CDS encoding YdeI/OmpD-associated family protein → MKNNKFTARLEIIGINPFIFIPGEVLQEIFETSGKDKSPIPVKGTVNGLKYQQNLMKYVGEWRLYVNLTMLKNSPKRIGELLEVSIEYDNSDRSIPIHPKLDQAIRENPVTLHNFENLIPSRRLELVRYINNLKTEESIQRNIDKIIRHLKGETDFFGKRIN
- a CDS encoding M1 family metallopeptidase; this encodes MKKLSYSILFASGLMFGQFFEKPETFTKQDTLKGSNTKFRNFWDVKKYELSVEPDFDQKSIKGTNKISFEIIKDVTDPTFQIDLQKPMKADKVEGNFPIAEFKQDGDFIFITTRKSFKKGEKYTIDVTYSGNPVIAKKAPWDGGWVFAKDDNGNPWMSVADEGIGASIWLPTKDIWSDEPDNGIIMKIITPKDLVGVGNGRLIDKKADGDKTVYTWEVKNPINAYSIIPNIGKYVNFKDTFNGEKGKLDLDYWVLDYNLEKAKKQFQQVKPMLSAFEYWFGPYPFYEDSYKLVDSPYLGMEHQSNVAYGNQYMNGYLGRDLSGTGVGLKWDFIIIHESGHEWFANNITAKDQADMWIHESFTNYSEVLFTEKYLDKKSADLYAMGIRNIISNDVPIIGKYGVRNEGSGDMYPKGASMIHTIRQVINNDEKFRQILRGLNKEFYHQTVTTQQVENYINSKSGFDFSGVFNQYLRTTKIPTLEYSQKGEALKFRYTNVVKNLKLPIRIDGEQTINPTEEWQTVKLKKGTPVEFNKNYYVNYKKVQ
- a CDS encoding sensor histidine kinase; translated protein: MKNRPFLARINNWFVFTLLTVIVIALIVSSNILIKNLREKEAERIKVFATAIKILQDNKQKSSETQELLFAILTENDQIPSILTDQNKEPFIFEGSSRNISQEILKSPQELKKLIRRMASNYEPFEIEVANGDKQYVFYDNSSLLNNLRYYPYFLGLFILSYLLFSFWFLRTIKKTDEGYVWAGLAKETAHQIGTPLSSMIGWMEIMKLENPDSEGVHEIEKDIERLRTISERFSKIGSVPELNDMNFNETIQENYEYLKSRISRKIDFSLQLPTYTILVPHNRILMNWVIENLVKNAVDAMKGEGILQMSVFERNKNILIEVKDTGSGMTKRQARNAFKPGYSTKKRGWGLGLSLARRVVQEYHNGDIKISQTELGKGTTFRITIKK
- a CDS encoding M61 family metallopeptidase, with the translated sequence MKKIALSLGILANVLANAQSIKTNIDLVNVKDDKVAVTMEFPKMKSGNVKFHFPKTVPGTYSVDDYGRFIEGIKFFDNKGRELAYTKLNDNSYSLKNAQFLSKVTYLVNDSFDDEMNTEKHKAVFSPSGTDIEAGKVYLINTHGFIGYIDDMQDVPYQLVIQKPTDFYGTTALVDQDKSDATDTYTLANYAKVTDSPLMYTKPDYITFNAGGMDLVLGVYSPTGKYKAADFKDNLEKMVLAQKKFLGDMNTNKKYAIMLYLSGSDGPQIKGFGALEHHESTSVVLPEAMPKDAIDQTITDVVSHEFFHTVNPLKTHSEEIHYFNYADPKMSQHLWMYEGGTEYFANLFQIQEGLINKDEFLKRMNEKINNSKSYDDTMPFTVMSKNVLVEPYKDQYRNVYEKGALLAMCMDIELRKLSNGEMGYRDMIRKLSQRFGENKPFKDDKLIDELVTVTGYPQIKDFYNKYIAGNQPTPYAEYLNQVGVEIKKQETPPLFWFIKDPNQTGFNEKNNTFIFDESSALSPFAKSIGFKITDEVLALDGKNIDIKNVQAFINYTKTIKEGQNVTVTVLRKNGDKTDKIELKGKAILDKLTMETLQYKANPTPAEQKLQDQWLTGKK
- a CDS encoding tetratricopeptide repeat protein: MKMVKINIKNLFLGLIFIGSASIVNAQTTQVDNTNSTANTTAATQTGNPVDALKKQIEANPKDTEALVKLATAYQEASDWTNAIDTWKKVSVLLPDWAPSYYSQGYAYQSAKDDANAKIAYEKYVATVKPEEVDQNKKNLAYAYFYIAFKEQQSDPGKAKQHIAKSLQYDPTNQDAIKLSKALNS
- the pepE gene encoding dipeptidase PepE — protein: MNIILASTSTIFGGEYLEYLREELIQLYKGIDEIIFVPFARPGGISHEEYTAKACSFFETIGIQVKGLHEFADKTEALNQAKGYFTGGGNTFLLVKTLHEEDLMTVLKHNVESGKPYLGCSAGSNIGGQNMKTTNDMPIVYPPSFDCMGLVPFNLNPHYLDPNPELKHNGETRETRIKEFLTQNDLKVVGLREGNWIRRVGDKISVEGCELTRIFEKGKEPYEIESGSSLV